The Meriones unguiculatus strain TT.TT164.6M chromosome 6, Bangor_MerUng_6.1, whole genome shotgun sequence genomic interval TTGATTTCTAGCTGACTGGCCAGAAACTGTacataggtcaggctggcctgggacttgcagctatcctctccctcccaagtgctatgactaggggcatgtgccaccatagctgGCAACAATAAAGTTCTGTGTAAACATTAGTTGACTGATGGATTAGAAATGaatagaaaactgaaaaatgattttTGTGGCTCAAAGATAAGAAACTGTGTTATGTGGATATGTAAACCATACCTAGTTGttttcttctccccccccccaacctcccACCCCCGAGAAGGACCCTGTTGGTGCACTTTGACTTTCTATCTGCTCACTGAGTTGCTGGCCCCGAGAAATGATGCTATAGTCTCTTCCTTGTGAAGCACTCTGAGCATCAGCTAGGAGGCTTGAGGGTGGTGAGTGCAGTTACAAAGCCACGTCCTCCAGAGGCAGATTTGAATGTCACTGGAAGAAAAATGTAGTTTGACATCAAGGACAAGGAGACTTCCCATTATTGGCACAAAACAAGGATCATTgcccaaaacaaaagaattacTAAAGGAAAGCTTCCCTGGTGACAACTTCCTGCAGAGAACTTGATCCGCCCTTCAACGGCTGGGTAAACTACCCTCATTTTTGAGATGTATTCAGAAACCACACTGATATCCTGGTcacctggaaaaaaacaaaacaaaacacattattCTAACTCTAGAAAAAATGATCTGTTAACAGTCAGAAGGGAAACAAAATCTCTAAAGCCCTTGAAACTGAAAAAGAGAAGACCTCTCTTTATCCCAGGGATAAAgcacctcagaagacaaaaatgctAGCCATTTTAAATGCAAAGAATCTGATTGTGCTTTCATGTTCCAGATGTGAACTTCAGCACTGGGTAATCGGGGAGGAGCGCAGTTGTCTCAGCTGGAGGTTTCCTAGAAGCTGTTGACAAAACAGCTGCAATCTACTCCAGAGCCAACATCATTGGGGACCTGGGCCAAAAGTTAGCTGAAAAAATAAAAGTGGCTTTCTTATGCGGTCTGCTCAACATTATCTTCACATACTTGATGATGGGACATTGGAGGTTTCATTTCCAGAAGTGGACAGATAAAGAAATAAGACTTGCTTAGACAAACCCATGATGACCCAAagaatatcatcatcatcatcacaccAGGTGGATGCTTTAATTGAAGCTCTTTAATACCTAGTGCTATTAATACATAGTaatttactgtaaaaaaaaaaaatcatgggccAGGTctgatagcacacacctttaattccagtgcttggaaagcagcagcaggaggatctctgtgagttccaggctagcctggtcagcAGAGCAAGCCCCAGGCCAGCCATGACTAcctagaaagaccctgtctctaacaaAGTATGTCTTCTCTGGGGTTGGCTAGATGGGATCATGTGTGCTGGGGAAGGGACAGTATAATGTTCTTCAGTGCTGTGCTGTTGTTAGCACCCCAAAGCAGGATGGGATCAgcagcagaaaacagaaaagaagactcttttctgtcttcttctttGCACAGTGCTGTTGTGCTGAATACCTTTGGGaacaggagaagaagagaaactcTTGCTTACCAGAGTCATGTTTTAATAATTCATCCTTTATCATCTGGAATCCATCTCCACCACTGACCAGATAGCTTGGGAGGGTCACTTTATACACTTTATCCATTTCCAGAGGCTCATAAATGGGCACTCGGCACTTGGTGCAAAGAACCTCTAGTTGGACCACTCTGTTCCCGGGTTTTCGGGAAATATCGTACACCACATGGATTCCTAGAAGAGAAATGAGTCCATGGTTTTGTTGAATCCAGGGGGAATTTTGCCTATGAAAGGGATTTTAGTGAAGATCTAAAATTGGGATACTAAGCTGTGCCACTTTAGTTACTGTGTGAGTGAACTTTCATCAGGGGAATGAATGTTGGTGATGGTGTAGCTACCATTAGTGTCATCTTTGAGTCCTCCAGTATATCGGAGAACCACTGGAAGCAGAATTGACCCTCAGAAAGGCAAGTGTGATTTTTCTGGGAGAAATCCCAGTATTCTTCCTCTTTATAAGCCTGAATTTATTGGTCCAGTGATGACTCACTGGGTTTGGAAAATTAGGTGTGCATCATTAGGAAATGCAATGGAACATTTGCAACAGCTTTGAAGACTGAATGTTGTAATTTTGGATTTGGTGACTTGCACAAATATTTGCACTCAGAACTTTGCTAGAGCATCACAACACCATGGGTCTTTGGCTCTGCCTTGGGAAAATGTTATATGTCAGAGTTACCCGGCAGACACCCGGTGTCCTACCAGACAGCAATACCCATCATGTAATTCCATgagcaaaaatgaaaatgaagcagCCTTCCTCCCAGCAGGATTAGAGCagactgtgttttgtttgtttgttttctttcccttaGTTCCTTTGTACCCTAAAATGCTCCCAGGCAGTTAACAATAATGGAAagagcttttgtttttgtctaaGAATGTTACCTGCATCCGCAAGTAAGATTCCACTGAAAGACCTCATGTCAGATGATCTGATTATTGTTTAGGAGGTCAGCTCCCATGGATGCCCTTTCTGATGTCCAAATCAAGGTTGGCAAATACTACTCATTGCCAAGGGCTGGGACTTTTGACCTCAACCTAACCTCAGTGACTCCAGGAGTCCACAGTCATTGAAAGATGGGGGTCACCtgggaaaaaaatccaaacaagcCCAGTCACAGAAGTGGTGAGTTGGGAGCTGAGCCAGCCAGGAAAATTCACATCTCACTGGACAATGTGCCCTGCAGGGAGTGTCACTTACCACCCACTTGCAGGAACTCCCCAGTGGACTGGCCATAGCGATGCACGCTGTGCTCAAAAGCCTTCTTCAGGGTGGAACCTTTTATTTGGACCAGGTCAAATGTCCCTCCAAAGGGCATCACAGCAGCCAGGTTCTCCCAGGTGATTGTGCCTTAGTAGAAGTGaagcaggaaagaaaacaagcttCAGAAGATGCTTACCCTGAGAGCCGCTCCTTTAGGctgagggaaggagaggcaggtgggaAGTCACAGCAGCTGTGTTTAACTTTGGGAAGGAATGTCCTGAAGGATTCACCACTGGGTAAGGGGGTTGAGCTTTGACACCAAGTCCACAGTTCTCAGCCTTGCATCACCTAGTTTGGGTTGGATCTTGAGTAGTTGGTTAAGCATTGCACAGTTCTACACAGGCAGTGTATTCTAGCCACCTACCCTATTGTCTGAAGTGAGCTTGGGGCCTTATACTGATGGGGTTAGCAAAGCCTGCAACAGAGCCGTCAGTATCTATCTAGTGGGGTTGTTTTAATGGATGGTGGGACATTGGGGATCTGTAAACATATAGTAACTCTCTTCTAGCACAGATTAGTGTTTTGGTCTTTCTCTTTCCAGATGTAAAAATGTTCAATACTCTTTATAAAACTGCAACAGTTAATAGCTTTAGATGCCAGAAATTTAGACCAAGTGTAGGTCTTACTAAGCTTGGTGCCTGCATCTGTGTGAATACATATCAGAATGCCTGTGTATCCCTTTGGCGAAGCACTGAGTAACAGCTAATGCAAACTCAAAGGACCAGTATTTGTGGCTGGCAGCAGAGGGTGCTGTGGGCACAGTCAGGGAAGAGACAACATGGGCAGCTAAGGAAGCTGGGCCCAGGAGCATACCATTGTTCCTTTCATCAATGGGAGATCGGATGCTACCTCCATTTAAAATGCACATGGACACGTGGTTCCAGAACATTTCATCTGGGTGCCTGAGGTTGTTGTTAATCTGCAACAGTAGTAGAAATGTAGTTACTTCGGGTCTTCTATCAGTTTCAGAAATACGGTTATCTCTACTGAGAAAACAGAGTATTCATTCCCCCATTCCTGTGTCCCCAGAGATTTTGCAACTGTAACCAAAACTGTACATTATTAATCATAAAACAATTGTTAGCCTATCTTCTGTTAGCCTTCAATCAGTCAGAAGCTAAAGTATATTGTGACCAGCCCCACTTTCACTTTAGGACAGGGGGCTGTTTACCCACTCATCAATCCTATCCCCCAGGCTAGGGGACATATCAGAATGCTCTCTCCAGCTGGTGTCAAGATTGCTccagggaggattgggaggattGGTCTTCAGGGAAGTAGGATGGTCCAGGCTGTCCATCACCTACCTTATGCCAAGCAGTTCCCCCAAATTGCAATCTTTGAGGCATAGGGATGGCCTCCTGAAGCTAGGGAGAATCAGGCTCAttgttacttttcttttatgaaacacatacttgcttttgagacagggtcttgtagCTCTTGTTGTCTTAGACTTgttatataaaccaggctggcctcaaacttggagaaatccacttgcctctgctttctgaatgttgggattaaagcatgCACCACTTCACATAGCCTTAaacctttcattttaaaaatgaaagtgttttgcttgcatgtatatatgtgcaccacatatgtgcctgtggTGGTCAAAAGAAAGCACCAGGTCCCCTGGGACTGAGTTATAGTTAGCcactgtatgggtgctgggaactgaatgcagATTCAAACACTTGTTTTGAGACAATGCTCCTGCCCCAAAATGTATGCATTCTAATTTTAAAACACACATGAAAAGTAAAAGTTATATTTACCCCAGCCTCTTGATAGGGTAGCACCCTGGGGTGTTTCTTTCTAGATTTTTCTCTAGGTGGTTCTGTCTGGTGGTTCTCATTCTGATTTCATGGTGCTCATGTTGGAGGGCATTTATGCTGTCACTCACTTGGTCAGAGTTTGTGGAGTGTGGTTGTGTAACAAACTGACACCAGCAGGATATACTGACAGGCTCCCCATGGGTGAGCCCATAGGAACAACAATTTGTAGAGACCTTGGCTTGGCACAGTCACAAAGCCACTTTGGCAGTTGGccctggaaaaatgtttttcatgaATGTTCTTGCTCTAGCCAGGGACTTTACCACAGCTATGTATTGTCATTCTAGCTTGGGAAAGACGTGCAAGCTACATGAAGCTCATGTTCTTTACAGCCAAGAGGACAAACCAGGGAAAGCTTGCCCTGCCAAGACAGATTCTAGCAGATGTGCTTGATGTACTATGTCAACATCTGGTGGAAGGAAGGGGGGCATTTCCTGTCTTCAGGTCATCTTACAGAAAGAAATCGCCCAAATCTGAGCGACATCtaagaaagacatttaaaaaagttttagTCCTTGTAAGCAATAAAGTGATACTCTCCTAATCTCTTTGTGCTTCCTTGTCAAGGTATTCGGTATGAAACCAGTCAAGCTTCTTTCTGGGTATGAATATATCAAAAACCCCAGTTCTGCCCCATGTTGCATCGTTTCTCCATcttcctttcccccctccctATATGTAGCTGCTCTGCCCCTGCAGACAGCTCACCATAGCATCGCAGATCAGGTTGCCCATGTTGCATTCTCTGAAGCGGCAAGTCTGAGTGGAGCCATCCAGGTAGACTATTGTCCTTCCCAGTTCCTGGGTAGAATAGTTATCTAACTTTATCCTCCATTGGTTAATGTCCGCTTTGATGGTTGCAtctagaaggaaaggaaggaagggtatCAAAAAGGCACAAGTGAATGGAAAGGTCTGTAGTTAAAGCAGATCTCCTTATGGGTAAGTTCTAGAGAAATTAAATATTGTCAGGCCTCCCTGCTGGGCGTATGCCTTTACCATATTTGTGCACTTTGGTTTTGGCTATGAAATTCCTTAGGGATGTTTACCTTGTATTCTAACATTAATACCTGGGTGTATCTCACTTCAAGGGTGTTTTGAGGACCTTAGCATCAACTCAACATCTAGATGAACCCCTGTCAGCCCAGATAGGATGACACCACGGTGGTGCCATGAGCTTTGAAAGGCTGGATAAGTAGAGAGGATGTGTTTCCCAGATTGTTTCCTCTCCAGCTGCTGAAAAGCCTATGCCACAACCATGCAAGTCCCACTGTGAATACTTACAGTGGGACTTCACGCCCATCCTTCTGAGATGTTGATGGTAAACATCGAAGGGCTGGTAGAAGGACTCATGGCAGTGGGGCTATGTGTACACTATGAAAATGAATggcataaaatat includes:
- the Nt5e gene encoding 5'-nucleotidase isoform X2, translating into MDGWYMDRWMKDTWALGNHEFDNGVEGLIDPLLRKVTFPILSANIKAREPLAHQISGLYLPYKVIPVGDEVVGIVGYTSKETPFLSNPGANLVFEDEITALQPEVDKLKTLNVNKIIALGHSGFEMDKLIAQKVRGVDIVVGGHTNTFLYTGTPPSKEVPAGKYPFIVTSDDGRKVPVVQAYAFGKYLGYLKVEFDNKGNVISSYGNPILLNSSIPEDATIKADINQWRIKLDNYSTQELGRTIVYLDGSTQTCRFRECNMGNLICDAMINNNLRHPDEMFWNHVSMCILNGGSIRSPIDERNNGTITWENLAAVMPFGGTFDLVQIKGSTLKKAFEHSVHRYGQSTGEFLQVGGIHVVYDISRKPGNRVVQLEVLCTKCRVPIYEPLEMDKVYKVTLPSYLVSGGDGFQMIKDELLKHDSGDQDISVVSEYISKMRVVYPAVEGRIKFSAGSCHQGSFPLVILLFWAMILVLCQ